CGCCGGCGCCCGAGCTGGCGCTGGCGGCCGCCGCCATCGCCGAGGCCGCCGGCCGTGGCGCTCCCACGGGGGTTGGGGCGCGTACGGGCGCAGCCGCCCCGCGTGCCGCCGATGCGTTCGAGAGCGCGGGGCGCTGGCGGCAGCGCGGGCTCGAGCGATGAAGAGCGCGTGGCGGGACGGCGACCGGGTGCGCGAGGTGGTGCTCGAATCGCTGGGAAACGATCGCTATCGGGTGCGAGTGGACGACGAGGTCGAGCTGGAGGTCGCCGCCGAGTGGCTCGAGGACGATCGACTTCGGCTCGTCACCGGCGCGGGCGCGGTGGTGGCCGAGGTCACGGCCGCCGGCGATCGCCGATTCGTGCGGCTCGGCGCGCTCGACTTCGTGCTGGAGCGCCAGGCAAACGTCGCCCGCGCGCGAGGCGGTCGCGGCGCCGCCGGCACGGCCGGCGGGCTGGAAGCGCCGATGCCGGGCGTGATCACCCGCGTCATGGTCACGGCCGGCGACGCGGTGCGAAAGGGTCAGCCGTTGGTGGCGCTCGAAGCCATGAAGATGGAGCATCTGATCCGCGCGCCGCGC
Above is a genomic segment from Candidatus Sulfotelmatobacter sp. containing:
- a CDS encoding biotin/lipoyl-containing protein; this translates as MKSAWRDGDRVREVVLESLGNDRYRVRVDDEVELEVAAEWLEDDRLRLVTGAGAVVAEVTAAGDRRFVRLGALDFVLERQANVARARGGRGAAGTAGGLEAPMPGVITRVMVTAGDAVRKGQPLVALEAMKMEHLIRAPRDGVVASVAATPGTLVSGGATLVELSAGP